One Halobaculum roseum DNA segment encodes these proteins:
- a CDS encoding flavin reductase family protein, giving the protein METAVSDRTPREIARIIKTAVSPRPIAWVSTVGGDGADNLAPFSSYNYVSSREPVVLFNSPNEANGGLKDTPRNALDTGEFAVNVVTEPLLDRMDHSAESLPPEDSEFDSVGVTRADCRRIDPPRVAEAAVTMECTLYDSLEVHDRLMVLGEVEYVHVDDDVLTDGQIDQRKLPTVGRLGGPYYTVSDITEFERQF; this is encoded by the coding sequence ATGGAAACAGCCGTCTCCGACCGGACGCCGCGGGAGATCGCACGGATAATCAAGACCGCCGTCTCGCCGCGTCCGATCGCGTGGGTCAGCACCGTCGGCGGGGACGGCGCGGACAACCTCGCCCCGTTCAGTTCGTACAACTACGTCTCCTCGCGGGAGCCGGTGGTGCTGTTCAACTCCCCCAACGAGGCCAACGGCGGCCTGAAGGACACGCCGCGCAACGCGCTCGACACCGGCGAGTTCGCGGTGAACGTCGTCACCGAGCCGCTCCTGGATCGGATGGACCACAGCGCCGAGTCGCTGCCGCCCGAGGACAGCGAGTTCGACTCCGTGGGCGTGACGCGCGCCGACTGCCGCCGGATCGACCCCCCGCGCGTCGCCGAGGCGGCCGTCACGATGGAGTGCACGCTGTACGACTCGCTGGAGGTCCACGACCGGCTGATGGTGCTCGGGGAGGTCGAGTACGTCCACGTCGACGACGACGTGCTCACCGATGGCCAGATCGACCAGCGGAAGCTCCCGACGGTCGGTCGCCTCGGCGGACCCTACTACACCGTCTCGGATATCACCGAGTTCGAGCGACAGTTCTGA
- a CDS encoding MaoC/PaaZ C-terminal domain-containing protein — translation MAYSYEPHYFEDFEAGQEFVSVGRTVTESDFVMHSALTGDWTELHTNAEYAEDNAFGERIAHGPMTFVQATGFVYRTGIVERTALAFLGMNYMDLPNPVFIGDTISMEMEVTETKDVSSRDDAGLVVIDCEVTKQDGTVVLQGDMKFLIKTRAEADDPHA, via the coding sequence ATGGCATACAGCTACGAGCCGCACTACTTCGAGGACTTCGAGGCGGGACAGGAGTTCGTGAGCGTCGGGCGCACCGTCACCGAGTCCGACTTCGTGATGCACTCGGCGCTGACGGGCGACTGGACCGAGCTCCACACCAACGCCGAGTACGCCGAGGACAACGCCTTCGGCGAGCGCATCGCCCACGGCCCCATGACGTTCGTGCAGGCGACGGGGTTCGTCTACCGGACGGGCATCGTCGAGCGCACCGCGCTGGCGTTCCTCGGGATGAACTACATGGACCTCCCGAACCCCGTCTTCATCGGCGACACCATCTCGATGGAGATGGAGGTCACGGAGACGAAGGACGTGTCCAGCCGCGACGACGCCGGCCTCGTCGTCATCGACTGCGAGGTGACCAAGCAGGACGGCACCGTCGTGCTCCAGGGCGACATGAAGTTCCTGATCAAGACGCGCGCTGAAGCGGACGACCCGCACGCGTGA